Proteins from a single region of Parasedimentitalea psychrophila:
- a CDS encoding MarR family winged helix-turn-helix transcriptional regulator, which translates to MTEKDDFTLQDFLPFLLNRAAEECSLEFQGEYKNRYGMLRTEWRVLFHLGIHGSMTAKDISLRAKIHKTKISRAVAKLAARRFVTRDRDENDRRAEHLALTPAGEMAYRDLRSVAKTYDAKLTSQFSADEAALLRRLLKKISGIDP; encoded by the coding sequence ATGACAGAAAAAGATGACTTTACGCTGCAGGATTTCCTGCCCTTCCTGCTGAACCGCGCCGCCGAGGAGTGTTCGCTCGAGTTTCAGGGCGAATATAAGAACCGGTATGGCATGCTGCGGACCGAGTGGCGGGTGCTGTTCCATCTTGGCATTCATGGCAGCATGACTGCCAAAGACATCAGCTTGCGGGCGAAAATCCATAAGACCAAGATTAGCCGGGCGGTTGCCAAACTGGCGGCGCGCAGGTTTGTGACCCGTGATCGGGACGAGAATGATCGCCGTGCGGAACATTTGGCGCTGACACCTGCGGGGGAAATGGCCTATCGTGACCTGCGTTCGGTTGCCAAAACTTATGACGCAAAACTGACGTCCCAATTCAGCGCAGACGAGGCCGCCCTGCTGCGCCGTCTGCTGAAGAAAATTTCCGGGATAGACCCATAG